The Musa acuminata AAA Group cultivar baxijiao chromosome BXJ2-2, Cavendish_Baxijiao_AAA, whole genome shotgun sequence genome contains the following window.
ATTGGATGGCGTAGTTGAGGAGAATAAATGGGGAAGCGGGAAACATTGGTCGACGCGAAAACAAGTGAAAGTATTCTGCCACCGATAACAATAAGTATGAACAGTGGTCGGATAGTTTTGGACTCGATTTCAGAGTGTGTCGTTGACGGGTGTCTGAGATCCCGCAAGTGCCTCGATCCGTTTAGGGGTTTGCTTGATATGGAAGACTAGATTTGCACGCTGTGGAGGACGACGGTCTCGATGGAGAGGCCCGGgccgaagccgaggagcacgcccCAGTCGAGACCGTCGCCGGTGGTGGCTTGGCCCGCCGCCGCCGACCGCTTCCGCATCTCGTCCAGGATGAAGAGAACCGTGGCGCTCTGCATGTTTCCGTACTCGCTGAGCACGTGGCGAGTCGCCCCGAGGCGGTCCTTGTGCAGCTCCAGCCGCGCCTCCACCTGGTCCAGGATGGCTCGCCCGCCTGGGTGCACCACCCAGAACAGCTGGTTCCAGTCCGACAGGCCGAGCGGCGCGAACGCCGCCGCCAGGCTCTGCTCGATGTTGCTGGCGATGATGGTCGGCAGCTGGCTCTTGAGGTGGAAGGTGAGGCCGACCTCCCGGAGGTGGCCCCCCACCGCCTCCGCGCTCTCCGGGAGCATCACCTGCGACGCCGACGCCACCTCGAAGATGGGCCTTTCGACCCCCTCGACCGGGTCCGCCCCCACGACGAGCGCCGCCGCCCCGTCGCCGAATAGGGCCTGCACGATGAGGCTCTCCATGTGGGCGGCGTCGGGGCCGCGGTAGGAGAGCACGGTGATCTCGGAGCAGACGGCAAGCACACGGGCGCCGCGGTTGTTCTCCGCGAGGTCCTTGGCGACGCGGAGCGCCGTGCCGCCGGCGTGGCAGCCGACGTTGTAGAGCATGACGCGGCTGACGGACATGGGCAGGCCAAGGAGCTTGAGGAGCTGGAGATCGGAACCGGGCATGTCGACGCCGCTGGCGGAGCAGAAGACGAGGTGGGTGATGTCCGACTTGGGGCGCCCCCACTCCTTGATGGCCTTGGCGGCGGCCTCCTTGGCCAGCTCCGGCACTGCGGTCACCACGATCTCCTGACGCGCGTCGAAGGAGGGCGCCATGGGAGCCAACAGGCTCGGGTTCTCCCTCAGGATCTCCTCTGTCAGATACAAGTGCCGCTTCTTGATCGCCGCCTTGTCACCTATACGATACCCGCATCATTCAGACACACACATAAACGAACAGCTCAAATATGATGATTCGGAGGGCAACGAAACGAAAAAAGGATGAACTCTCGAGGACGAGCGCGTCTTACAGATGCGTCTGAACTTGGCTTTGAGATCCTGCAAGTGCTCCGAGTTGGTGACCCGAAAGTAGAAGTCAGGATAAGCGCTCTGGTCGATGACGTTGCTGGGGTTCGCGGTGCCGATGGCCAAGATCGTCGCCGGGCCGTCGGCGCTCTGCGTCGTGCGGAAGCCGTTCGTGCACTCCATGGCGGGCCGGAGGGCAGGAAGACAGGGAAGCGAGGTGCGAAAGACGGCCACCGGAGTAGACTCTTGGCGAGGATGGATGCCGAGATATGCCAGTAATATAGCGCGTATATATAGACCTCAAGTGCATCTCCGGAGCAAATATTA
Protein-coding sequences here:
- the LOC135605878 gene encoding phenylpropanoylacetyl-CoA synthase-like, with the protein product MECTNGFRTTQSADGPATILAIGTANPSNVIDQSAYPDFYFRVTNSEHLQDLKAKFRRICDKAAIKKRHLYLTEEILRENPSLLAPMAPSFDARQEIVVTAVPELAKEAAAKAIKEWGRPKSDITHLVFCSASGVDMPGSDLQLLKLLGLPMSVSRVMLYNVGCHAGGTALRVAKDLAENNRGARVLAVCSEITVLSYRGPDAAHMESLIVQALFGDGAAALVVGADPVEGVERPIFEVASASQVMLPESAEAVGGHLREVGLTFHLKSQLPTIIASNIEQSLAAAFAPLGLSDWNQLFWVVHPGGRAILDQVEARLELHKDRLGATRHVLSEYGNMQSATVLFILDEMRKRSAAAGQATTGDGLDWGVLLGFGPGLSIETVVLHSVQI